From the genome of Solidesulfovibrio carbinolicus, one region includes:
- a CDS encoding YkgJ family cysteine cluster protein yields MKDLNEALAENEADATEAFLKSLPELTAGETFRFACHPEVPCFNACCSDLTLMLTPYDALRLRRALGVTPVDFMNHFARRFEAPDTGFPMLHLKMREERAKRCPFVSPEGCKVYGDRPGACRTYPLGRATKLDDDGGVIEQFFIVQEPHCRGFEESRDWSSDKWLTDQDLAVYNRFNDRYMFLMALTRGKGVGLSPKQIQMVWLAQYLPDEFRELIGKMGIFNLVEIDAKRQARIMADEEATLEFGLDWLELVFFGRQERLRRKRHDI; encoded by the coding sequence ATGAAAGACCTAAACGAGGCCCTGGCCGAAAACGAGGCCGACGCCACCGAAGCCTTCCTCAAATCCCTGCCCGAGCTCACGGCCGGCGAAACCTTCCGTTTCGCCTGCCATCCCGAGGTGCCCTGCTTCAACGCCTGCTGCTCGGACCTGACGCTCATGCTCACGCCCTACGATGCCTTGCGGCTGCGCCGGGCCCTTGGCGTCACGCCGGTGGACTTCATGAACCACTTTGCCCGGCGATTCGAGGCCCCGGACACCGGTTTTCCCATGCTGCACCTCAAGATGCGCGAGGAGCGGGCCAAACGCTGCCCCTTTGTCTCGCCCGAAGGCTGCAAGGTCTACGGCGACCGCCCCGGGGCCTGCCGCACCTATCCGCTAGGCCGGGCCACCAAGCTTGACGACGACGGCGGCGTCATCGAACAATTTTTCATCGTCCAGGAGCCGCACTGCCGGGGTTTCGAGGAATCGCGCGACTGGAGCTCGGATAAGTGGCTGACCGACCAGGATCTGGCCGTCTACAACCGCTTCAACGACCGCTACATGTTCCTCATGGCGCTCACGCGCGGCAAGGGGGTCGGGCTTTCCCCCAAGCAGATCCAGATGGTCTGGCTGGCCCAGTACCTGCCCGACGAATTCCGGGAGCTTATCGGGAAGATGGGCATCTTCAATCTGGTGGAGATTGACGCAAAGCGGCAGGCCCGGATCATGGCCGACGAGGAGGCTACGTTGGAATTTGGCCTGGACTGGCTGGAGCTGGTCTTTTTTGGTCGCCAGGAACGGCTTCGCCGCAAGCGCCATGACATTTGA
- a CDS encoding ATP-binding protein: MRIANRLLELDRVADAVEAFGEAHGLSAKLRYQLRLVLDELLTNTISYGYADDGEHGIQVGMAEEGGRLRFLLEDDARPFDPLTARIPDVNAPVDERPIGGLGIHLVRSIMDRVAYERVGGINRLVLEKDI, encoded by the coding sequence TTGCGCATAGCCAACCGCCTGCTGGAACTGGACCGCGTGGCCGACGCCGTGGAAGCCTTCGGCGAGGCCCATGGTCTTTCCGCCAAGCTGCGCTATCAGCTCCGTCTGGTTCTGGACGAACTGCTCACCAACACCATTTCCTATGGCTATGCCGATGACGGGGAACACGGCATCCAAGTGGGCATGGCCGAGGAGGGCGGCCGGTTGCGCTTTCTCCTGGAGGATGACGCCCGGCCCTTCGATCCGCTGACGGCCCGGATTCCCGATGTGAACGCGCCGGTGGACGAGCGGCCCATCGGCGGGCTGGGCATCCATCTCGTGCGCAGCATCATGGACCGGGTGGCGTACGAACGCGTGGGCGGCATCAATCGCTTGGTGCTGGAAAAAGACATTTGA
- a CDS encoding STAS domain-containing protein produces the protein MQLVEKESGEVTVLELGGRLDSNTSKVLEDKVMEILGQGKKKVLMDFAEVDYINSTGLRVLLLALQQLKKIQGKLVLSSIKDYMKEVFEISGYTEIFPIYPTQAEALANFS, from the coding sequence ATGCAACTCGTGGAGAAGGAGAGCGGAGAGGTCACGGTGCTGGAGCTGGGCGGCCGGCTCGACAGCAACACCTCCAAGGTGCTTGAGGATAAGGTGATGGAAATTCTCGGCCAGGGCAAAAAGAAAGTGCTCATGGATTTCGCCGAGGTGGACTACATCAATTCCACCGGCCTTCGCGTGCTGCTTCTGGCCTTGCAGCAGCTCAAAAAAATCCAGGGCAAGCTGGTCTTGTCCTCCATCAAGGATTACATGAAGGAAGTCTTCGAGATTTCCGGCTACACCGAGATTTTTCCGATTTATCCGACCCAGGCGGAGGCCCTGGCCAATTTTTCCTGA
- a CDS encoding dynamin family protein, with protein sequence MTTTLLEARYLALRGELTGHLGRLCELLAACGRPEGAATARALLEHAAEPFLFVVVGEVKAGKSSLINALLGAEVTDVAPDPCTDRIRVIGRQETVAKAPSGDLVVRVAVDNPLLDGLAIVDTPGVDSIIDRHQEITEAFIPRADLALFTFSVLNPYSRSAWEFFDLVAGAWGRRVAFALTMADLASREQIAVNTGRLRELARERGVEEPVIFLISSEKSRADPQAGGIEALRRHIRELTAGGGHFAGKLDATRRSALRLLQELGESLDERGRELAADSAEAERIRSRLDTARLAAGREAEVLRTRVEAAYARLSEAFLAAFAAELTLGGMLGRSVTSLWRRGKDAASPAKRLAELGEAFGRDLEHEVESIAAVGAAHIFESVSGYARILLDELRLRRLASSPALGDPLSGERDRVLAEVAGRVETLLAEGGPMAGLDAKSVATMDPRAAMGGALVVLGTIFAVSVKSAVIDVTGGVVAALGALIAGSALYWQRPKVLREMRRRLAHGGETLRQELDERLSARLDRIFRELADRFEPFFADIAARGEALAHCRARRDELDEALRRFSTQ encoded by the coding sequence GTGACCACGACACTGCTTGAAGCCCGTTATTTAGCCCTGCGCGGTGAATTGACCGGACACCTGGGCCGGCTTTGCGAACTTCTGGCCGCTTGCGGCCGGCCCGAGGGCGCGGCCACGGCCCGCGCGCTCCTTGAGCACGCCGCCGAACCGTTTCTTTTCGTGGTGGTGGGCGAGGTCAAGGCCGGCAAGAGCAGCCTCATAAACGCCTTGCTCGGCGCCGAGGTCACCGACGTGGCCCCGGACCCCTGCACCGACCGCATCCGCGTCATCGGCCGGCAAGAGACCGTGGCCAAGGCGCCGTCCGGTGACTTGGTGGTGCGCGTGGCCGTGGACAATCCGCTGCTCGACGGCCTGGCCATCGTGGACACGCCGGGCGTGGACAGCATCATCGACCGCCACCAGGAGATCACCGAGGCGTTTATTCCCCGGGCCGATCTGGCGCTTTTCACCTTTTCCGTGCTCAATCCCTATTCCCGCTCGGCCTGGGAGTTTTTCGACCTCGTGGCCGGGGCCTGGGGCCGGCGCGTGGCCTTTGCCCTGACCATGGCCGATCTGGCCAGCCGTGAGCAGATCGCGGTCAATACCGGCCGGCTACGCGAGCTGGCCCGGGAGCGCGGCGTCGAAGAGCCGGTTATCTTTCTTATTTCTTCGGAGAAAAGCCGCGCCGACCCCCAGGCAGGCGGCATCGAGGCTCTGCGCCGCCACATCCGCGAGTTGACCGCCGGGGGCGGGCATTTTGCCGGCAAGCTCGACGCCACCAGGCGTTCGGCCCTGCGCCTGCTGCAGGAACTTGGCGAGAGCCTGGACGAACGCGGCCGGGAACTGGCCGCCGACAGCGCCGAGGCCGAGCGCATCCGCTCGCGCCTGGACACGGCCCGGCTGGCCGCCGGCCGCGAGGCCGAGGTGCTGCGCACCCGGGTGGAGGCGGCCTACGCCCGGCTGTCCGAGGCATTTCTGGCTGCCTTTGCCGCCGAGCTGACCTTGGGCGGGATGCTTGGCCGGTCCGTCACGTCGCTGTGGCGGCGGGGCAAGGACGCGGCTAGTCCGGCCAAGCGGCTGGCCGAACTGGGCGAGGCCTTTGGACGCGACCTGGAGCACGAAGTGGAATCCATCGCCGCCGTGGGCGCGGCCCACATTTTCGAAAGCGTCTCGGGCTATGCCCGCATTCTGCTGGACGAGCTGCGTCTGCGCCGGTTGGCCTCGTCGCCGGCCCTGGGCGATCCGCTGTCCGGCGAGCGCGACCGGGTGCTGGCCGAGGTGGCCGGCCGGGTGGAGACCCTTTTAGCCGAAGGCGGCCCCATGGCCGGGCTTGACGCCAAGTCCGTCGCGACCATGGACCCCAGGGCGGCCATGGGCGGGGCGTTGGTGGTCTTGGGCACGATTTTCGCGGTGTCGGTCAAAAGCGCGGTCATCGACGTCACCGGCGGCGTGGTGGCCGCCCTAGGGGCGCTTATCGCCGGCAGCGCCCTCTACTGGCAGCGGCCCAAGGTTCTGCGCGAAATGCGCCGCCGGCTGGCCCACGGCGGCGAGACCCTGCGCCAGGAGCTCGACGAGCGTCTTTCCGCCCGCCTCGACCGGATATTTCGGGAGCTGGCCGACCGGTTCGAGCCCTTTTTCGCCGACATCGCGGCCCGGGGCGAGGCCTTGGCCCACTGTCGCGCCCGGCGCGACGAACTGGACGAGGCCCTGCGCCGGTTTTCGACCCAGTGA
- a CDS encoding thermonuclease family protein: MRPSRAACLLFALCWLSSGPVVAAGPDFGQVRAVVVRVCDGDTVVVDIPEYPPIIGQAIRVRLAGVNAPELRDRDPAVRQAAEEARQAMAAQLPPGTAVTLARIRRDKYFRLNAVVLVAGRDAAALAGLTPDRSDAGVTAR, translated from the coding sequence ATGCGCCCATCCCGTGCCGCCTGTCTGCTGTTTGCCCTCTGCTGGCTGTCGTCCGGGCCGGTTGTCGCCGCCGGCCCGGATTTCGGCCAGGTACGAGCGGTGGTGGTGCGGGTGTGCGACGGCGACACGGTGGTGGTGGACATCCCGGAGTATCCGCCCATCATCGGCCAAGCGATACGCGTGCGTCTGGCCGGGGTGAACGCGCCGGAGCTGCGCGACCGGGATCCGGCCGTGCGCCAGGCAGCCGAGGAGGCCCGCCAGGCCATGGCCGCCCAGCTCCCGCCGGGCACGGCCGTAACACTCGCGCGCATCCGGCGCGACAAATACTTCCGCCTCAACGCCGTGGTGCTGGTGGCCGGCCGCGACGCCGCCGCCCTGGCCGGACTGACGCCCGACAGAAGCGATGCCGGCGTCACGGCCCGGTGA
- the secF gene encoding protein translocase subunit SecF, translating into MVLELIRPGTNINFLKYRKLAYLVSAAIVLAGFISLAVKGGPRFGVDFAGGLTIQVRFAQPMDVERIAKAVEEVGLQGVVVQRFGQEDSNEFLIRASDQDVKGETVQTGVEAALAKNLPGSGFSVQRLEMVGPKVGADLRGKALEAIFYSVLLIAIYISGRFEHRWMAAGLMAAGLAGGIYVLKLVGASTVWLIVAAMLITLALCFVLRLKYALGAVVADLHDILITVGIFSLLNIEFDLTIVAALLTILGYSLNDTIIVYDRIREKLRTTDKSVPFEQVINQSLNETLSRTILTAGTTLITVGCLYVLGGPVIHDFALAMIIGILAGTFSSVFVASPILLDLGSGLNKPEEPSAPKAGPRVNAARA; encoded by the coding sequence ATGGTTCTGGAGCTGATACGGCCCGGCACGAACATCAATTTTCTCAAGTACCGTAAACTGGCCTACCTCGTGTCGGCGGCCATCGTCCTGGCCGGCTTCATTTCGCTGGCCGTCAAGGGCGGCCCGCGTTTCGGCGTCGATTTCGCCGGCGGCTTGACCATTCAGGTACGTTTCGCCCAGCCCATGGACGTGGAACGCATCGCCAAGGCCGTGGAAGAGGTCGGGCTGCAAGGCGTCGTGGTGCAGCGCTTCGGCCAGGAGGATTCCAACGAGTTCCTCATCCGGGCCTCGGACCAGGACGTCAAGGGCGAGACCGTCCAGACCGGCGTGGAAGCTGCCCTGGCCAAGAACTTGCCGGGTTCGGGGTTTTCGGTGCAACGTCTGGAAATGGTCGGCCCCAAGGTCGGCGCGGACCTGCGCGGCAAGGCCTTGGAAGCCATCTTCTATTCCGTGCTGCTCATCGCCATCTACATCTCGGGACGTTTCGAGCATCGCTGGATGGCGGCCGGCCTCATGGCCGCGGGCCTGGCCGGCGGCATCTACGTGCTCAAGCTCGTGGGCGCGTCCACGGTCTGGCTCATCGTGGCGGCCATGCTCATCACCTTGGCGCTGTGTTTTGTCTTGCGGCTCAAGTACGCGCTGGGGGCGGTGGTGGCCGACCTGCACGACATCCTTATCACCGTGGGCATCTTCTCACTGCTCAACATCGAGTTTGACCTGACCATCGTGGCGGCGCTTCTCACCATCCTGGGCTATTCCCTCAACGACACCATCATCGTCTACGACCGCATCCGGGAAAAGCTGCGCACAACCGACAAGTCCGTGCCCTTCGAGCAGGTCATCAACCAAAGCCTCAACGAGACCCTCTCGCGCACCATCCTCACGGCCGGCACCACGCTGATCACCGTCGGTTGCCTCTATGTCCTGGGCGGGCCGGTGATTCACGACTTCGCCCTGGCCATGATCATCGGCATCTTGGCCGGCACCTTTTCCTCGGTTTTCGTGGCCAGCCCCATCCTGCTGGACCTTGGTTCGGGCTTGAACAAGCCCGAGGAACCCTCGGCTCCCAAGGCCGGCCCTCGGGTCAACGCCGCCCGGGCCTAG
- a CDS encoding response regulator, producing the protein MTVPTTATNSIASALIVAASDAVARVDRAFFKQARIFAVRHVVSGAEALAAVRRERPSLIFCDASLADMDGRDLVTALRADPELADIPVILAATGGTKAEVLSAVKLGVAGFLLRPYSEDAFRRHLTMASHMARFAAAERAALARAAAKEAAGDFEGAVRGYEALAETPDDAPRHFEEGMAALAVRDVERAILAFHRALAANKLYVEAHLGLARAWLAKGSQRRYRHYMKQAANACARVQRFAELRDQFVTLLAADEAGFNPFLALGNELVRDRHYAAAVSLFRLALELAPKNADAYVGLSKAYHFLRRPDLAERAVRKGLSLNERHLEARAIHRRLTGQADTPEIPLAHDQGKDASGQLPLLLRGVLYLAGLATETLVRPRRSAKAA; encoded by the coding sequence ATGACCGTGCCGACCACCGCCACCAACTCCATCGCTTCCGCCCTCATCGTCGCCGCCAGCGACGCCGTGGCCCGGGTGGACCGCGCCTTTTTCAAGCAGGCCCGCATCTTCGCCGTGCGTCATGTCGTCTCCGGGGCCGAGGCCCTGGCTGCCGTGCGCCGGGAGCGCCCGAGCCTGATCTTTTGCGACGCGAGCCTGGCCGACATGGACGGACGCGATCTCGTCACCGCCCTTCGCGCCGATCCTGAACTGGCCGACATCCCGGTGATCCTGGCCGCGACTGGCGGGACCAAGGCCGAGGTGCTCTCGGCGGTCAAGCTCGGCGTGGCCGGTTTCCTGCTGCGCCCCTACTCCGAGGACGCTTTCCGCCGCCATCTGACCATGGCCTCCCACATGGCCCGCTTTGCAGCCGCCGAACGGGCGGCCCTGGCCCGGGCTGCGGCCAAGGAAGCGGCCGGCGACTTCGAGGGAGCGGTCCGGGGCTACGAGGCCCTGGCCGAGACTCCGGACGACGCGCCTCGCCATTTCGAGGAAGGCATGGCCGCCCTGGCCGTGCGCGACGTGGAGCGGGCCATCCTGGCCTTCCACCGGGCCCTGGCCGCCAACAAGCTCTATGTCGAGGCCCACCTGGGGCTGGCCCGGGCCTGGCTGGCCAAGGGCAGCCAGCGCCGCTACCGCCACTACATGAAGCAGGCGGCCAATGCCTGCGCCCGGGTCCAGCGCTTCGCCGAACTGCGCGACCAGTTCGTCACCCTGCTGGCCGCCGATGAAGCCGGGTTCAACCCCTTTTTGGCCCTGGGCAACGAACTCGTGCGCGACCGCCACTACGCCGCCGCCGTGTCACTTTTCCGCCTGGCCCTGGAGTTGGCGCCCAAAAATGCCGACGCCTACGTGGGCCTGTCCAAGGCCTACCACTTCCTGCGCCGGCCGGACCTGGCCGAACGGGCCGTGCGCAAGGGCCTGTCCTTAAACGAACGCCACCTGGAAGCCCGGGCCATCCACCGCCGCCTTACCGGCCAGGCCGACACCCCCGAGATTCCCCTGGCCCACGACCAAGGTAAGGACGCTTCCGGCCAATTGCCGCTGCTGCTGCGGGGCGTGCTCTACCTGGCCGGCCTGGCCACCGAAACGCTGGTGCGGCCCCGGCGTTCGGCCAAGGCGGCCTGA
- the gap gene encoding type I glyceraldehyde-3-phosphate dehydrogenase, whose protein sequence is MAVTIGINGFGRIGRYLTRLLADDPDITLAAINARADNAQLAHLLKYDSVHGRFAGTVVPCDEGLLINDKLVKISRHGGGEWRWGELGCQYVVETTGKFVDRDSCEKHMACGAKKVIISAPGKNEDVTIVMGVNDDELRPEHKIISNASCTTNCLAPVAKALNDAFGIKHGLMTTIHSYTMSQRILDGSHKDWRRGRACGLSMIPTTTGAARAVTKVIPALAGRLDGMSIRVPTPNVSVVDFTCELAKPTDTAGMLAVLAAAAGDGMGYTEEPLVSIDFVGDTHGGVVDAKASQVIDGTMAKVLSWYDNEAGFTHQLVRLIKKVSAL, encoded by the coding sequence ATGGCGGTTACCATCGGCATCAACGGATTCGGCCGCATCGGCAGATACCTGACCCGGCTTCTGGCCGACGATCCGGACATCACCTTGGCGGCGATAAACGCCCGGGCCGACAACGCCCAGCTGGCCCATCTGCTCAAATACGACTCCGTGCACGGCCGGTTCGCCGGCACGGTCGTCCCTTGCGACGAAGGCCTATTGATCAACGACAAGCTGGTCAAGATCAGCCGCCACGGCGGCGGCGAATGGCGCTGGGGCGAGCTTGGCTGCCAGTACGTCGTCGAGACCACGGGCAAGTTCGTGGACCGCGACTCCTGCGAGAAGCACATGGCCTGCGGCGCGAAGAAGGTCATCATCAGCGCCCCGGGCAAAAACGAGGACGTCACCATCGTCATGGGCGTCAACGACGATGAGCTGCGGCCCGAGCACAAAATCATCTCCAACGCCTCCTGCACCACCAACTGCCTCGCCCCGGTGGCCAAGGCCTTAAACGACGCCTTCGGCATCAAACATGGCCTGATGACCACCATCCACTCCTACACCATGAGCCAGCGAATTCTCGACGGTTCCCACAAGGACTGGCGGCGCGGCCGGGCCTGCGGCCTGTCCATGATCCCCACCACCACCGGCGCCGCCCGGGCCGTGACCAAGGTCATCCCGGCCCTGGCCGGACGTCTGGACGGCATGTCCATCCGCGTGCCCACCCCTAATGTGTCGGTGGTGGATTTCACCTGCGAGCTGGCCAAGCCCACGGACACCGCCGGCATGTTGGCCGTGCTGGCCGCCGCCGCCGGCGACGGCATGGGCTACACCGAGGAGCCGCTGGTTTCCATCGACTTCGTGGGCGACACCCATGGCGGCGTAGTGGACGCCAAGGCTTCCCAGGTCATCGACGGCACCATGGCCAAGGTGCTGTCCTGGTACGACAACGAGGCCGGGTTCACCCACCAGCTCGTGCGCCTCATCAAGAAAGTCTCCGCCCTGTAG
- a CDS encoding polysaccharide deacetylase family protein, protein MGRFGLAALCLACLLAAAVSAGAGHDREALFAALWTPAELASNPGEKKSGRVHEPDRSPPEATVAPELPPLPPALRGSLRRVDTHGDKRIALTFDLCELADQTSGYDGGVIDALRAANAKATLFVGGKWLRSHPLRAMQLMSDPLFEIGNHAWTHGNFGRLDDRDMVREIVWTQAEYAALRARLAVLARERGLPEAALDGVPAAPALFRFPYGRCRPEALALLADLGLAAVQWSLTTGDPDPLSTPERILRTTLERVRPGDIVIGHANGNGHGTAEALPALVAELRKRGYALVTVSELLAGGRPIAASDCYDGHPGDTAQYDAVFGDGTVHPRKKSGPRPTPQPASSSQVK, encoded by the coding sequence GTGGGACGTTTCGGCCTTGCCGCCCTGTGCCTTGCCTGCCTGCTTGCCGCCGCTGTTTCCGCCGGGGCCGGCCATGACCGGGAAGCGCTTTTCGCCGCCCTGTGGACGCCGGCCGAGCTGGCTTCCAACCCGGGCGAAAAAAAGTCCGGCCGGGTGCACGAGCCCGACCGCTCGCCGCCCGAGGCCACCGTGGCCCCGGAACTGCCGCCGCTGCCGCCGGCCCTTCGCGGATCGCTGCGCCGGGTGGACACCCACGGCGACAAACGTATCGCGCTGACCTTTGACCTGTGCGAACTGGCCGACCAGACTTCGGGCTACGACGGCGGGGTCATCGACGCCCTGCGCGCCGCCAATGCCAAGGCCACGCTTTTCGTCGGCGGCAAGTGGCTGCGTTCCCACCCGCTGCGGGCCATGCAGCTCATGAGCGACCCCCTGTTCGAGATCGGCAACCACGCCTGGACTCACGGCAACTTCGGCCGCCTGGACGACCGGGACATGGTTCGCGAGATAGTCTGGACCCAGGCCGAGTACGCCGCCCTGCGGGCCAGACTGGCCGTGCTGGCCCGGGAGCGCGGCCTGCCCGAGGCGGCCCTGGACGGCGTGCCGGCAGCACCTGCGCTCTTCCGCTTCCCCTACGGCCGCTGTCGGCCCGAAGCCTTGGCCCTGCTGGCCGACCTGGGCCTTGCCGCCGTGCAGTGGAGCCTGACCACCGGGGATCCCGATCCCCTTTCCACGCCCGAACGCATCCTACGCACGACCCTGGAACGCGTGCGCCCCGGCGACATCGTCATCGGCCACGCCAACGGCAACGGCCACGGCACGGCCGAAGCCCTGCCGGCGCTTGTGGCCGAACTGCGCAAACGCGGCTATGCCCTGGTGACGGTCAGCGAACTGCTGGCCGGCGGCCGTCCCATCGCCGCCTCGGACTGCTACGACGGCCATCCCGGCGACACGGCCCAGTACGACGCCGTCTTCGGCGACGGCACGGTGCATCCGCGCAAAAAAAGCGGGCCGAGGCCAACGCCCCAGCCCGCCTCTTCGTCGCAGGTGAAATAA
- a CDS encoding D-alanyl-D-alanine carboxypeptidase family protein, protein MRRVLFLLILLCLIGPRTAFPAKNAGKLAVKSALVTEYGSGRTLYSQDADRQIPPASLTKVMTMYVVFDLVASGKASFADRVKVSRSADRTGGSTMGLRAGEVVTLDELMRGMAVASGNDACIAVAEHFGGVPAFVGLMNRKARELGMTGTTFKNPNGLPAAGQFTTARDLTKLAVSYLRHYPQALRYHSTTEINHNGSVHGNTNRLLGSCDGVDGIKTGYVDASGYNIIATAKRGDSRVIAVVLGGRTKQVRNREAARILDASFSGAVQTMVAACDMPEPEQPAKSLSKRASAKRHAKAMQVAKADRHAKVSARSGASARFDAREATVKKSRKADKAQAAKTAQKKASGKAKHVASR, encoded by the coding sequence ATGCGCCGCGTACTCTTCTTGCTCATCCTGCTGTGTCTGATCGGGCCGAGAACGGCCTTTCCGGCCAAAAACGCCGGCAAGCTGGCCGTGAAATCCGCCCTGGTCACGGAGTACGGCTCGGGCAGGACGCTGTACAGCCAGGACGCCGACCGGCAAATTCCCCCGGCTTCGCTCACCAAGGTCATGACCATGTACGTGGTCTTCGACCTCGTGGCCTCGGGCAAGGCCAGCTTCGCTGACCGCGTCAAGGTCAGCCGGAGCGCCGACAGGACCGGAGGCTCCACCATGGGGCTTCGCGCCGGCGAAGTCGTCACCCTCGACGAACTCATGCGCGGCATGGCCGTGGCCTCGGGCAACGACGCCTGCATCGCCGTGGCCGAACATTTCGGCGGCGTGCCCGCCTTTGTGGGCCTCATGAACCGCAAAGCCCGGGAACTGGGCATGACCGGCACCACGTTTAAAAATCCCAACGGCCTGCCCGCCGCCGGCCAGTTTACCACGGCTCGGGACCTCACCAAGCTGGCCGTCAGCTATCTGCGCCACTACCCCCAAGCCCTGCGCTACCACTCCACCACCGAGATCAACCACAACGGCTCGGTCCACGGCAACACCAACCGCCTGCTCGGTTCCTGCGACGGCGTGGACGGCATCAAGACCGGTTATGTTGACGCCAGCGGCTACAACATCATCGCCACGGCCAAGCGCGGCGATTCCCGGGTCATCGCCGTGGTGCTGGGCGGACGCACCAAGCAGGTGCGCAATCGCGAAGCCGCCCGCATCCTCGACGCCTCCTTCTCCGGGGCCGTGCAGACCATGGTCGCGGCCTGCGACATGCCCGAGCCCGAGCAGCCGGCCAAGTCCCTGTCCAAGCGCGCCTCCGCCAAACGCCACGCCAAGGCCATGCAGGTCGCCAAGGCCGACCGCCACGCCAAGGTCAGCGCCCGCAGCGGCGCGTCGGCCCGATTCGACGCCCGCGAAGCCACGGTCAAGAAATCCCGCAAGGCCGACAAGGCCCAGGCCGCCAAGACCGCCCAGAAAAAAGCCTCCGGCAAAGCCAAACACGTGGCCAGCCGCTAG
- a CDS encoding MBL fold metallo-hydrolase, with product MYIKTFSMRPYAVNSHLAWIDSGEAIVVDCGGEPERMLDEISARKLRLGAVLLTHLHQDHILGVARLMEATGATALAPAADVAVAGQPGYGLNMPMPDVPLFAFKPVPLGRAMFLGEPCLVLPVPGHTPGHVVYFFPKSLAAFTGDTLFRGSVGRTDSAYGDAELLLRSIRERLLVLPEAVEIFPGHGPSTTVGREKAESPFFAPKTL from the coding sequence ATGTACATCAAGACGTTTTCCATGCGGCCCTACGCGGTCAACAGCCACCTCGCCTGGATCGACTCCGGCGAGGCCATCGTGGTGGACTGCGGCGGCGAACCCGAGCGGATGCTCGACGAGATCTCGGCCCGAAAGTTGCGCCTTGGCGCGGTGCTGCTTACCCATCTCCATCAGGACCATATCCTGGGCGTGGCCCGGCTCATGGAAGCGACGGGCGCGACCGCCCTGGCCCCGGCCGCCGACGTCGCCGTAGCCGGCCAGCCCGGTTACGGCCTCAATATGCCCATGCCGGACGTGCCGCTTTTTGCCTTCAAGCCCGTCCCCTTGGGCCGGGCGATGTTTCTGGGCGAACCCTGTCTGGTCCTGCCCGTGCCCGGCCATACGCCGGGCCATGTGGTGTATTTTTTCCCCAAGTCGTTGGCGGCCTTTACCGGCGACACGCTCTTTCGGGGGAGCGTGGGGCGCACGGACAGCGCCTATGGCGACGCCGAACTGCTGCTGCGGTCCATCCGGGAGCGGCTGCTCGTCTTGCCTGAGGCCGTGGAGATCTTTCCAGGCCATGGTCCGTCCACGACGGTGGGGCGGGAAAAGGCCGAGAGTCCCTTTTTCGCGCCGAAAACCTTGTAA